In Nicotiana tabacum cultivar K326 chromosome 11, ASM71507v2, whole genome shotgun sequence, a single window of DNA contains:
- the LOC107822324 gene encoding defensin-like protein 1: protein MDRKGTFGFLFVFLIIFVSQMEMMRQVEARVCMSPSHGYHGPCWHDHNCALVCRNEGFSGGDCVGIQRKCYCTKLC from the exons ATGGATAGGAAGGGTACTTTTGGTTTTCTCTTTGTGTTTCTCATAATCTTTGTCTCAC AAATGGAAATGATGCGACAAGTAGAAGCAAGAGTTTGCATGTCTCCTAGCCATGGATATCATGGACCCTGTTGGCATGATCACAACTGTGCTCTTGTTTGCAGAAATGAAGGTTTCTCTGGTGGTGACTGCGTTGGCATCCAACGCAAATGCTATTGCACTAAGCTTTGTTAA
- the LOC107822323 gene encoding uncharacterized protein LOC107822323, producing the protein MFQSFLYEEPSSIITAITVVTFTFLAYLGISEIIGKHLQYSKFWNANANSASSSNFLQAKLSSRIGMLILYTPACIMGFASFLLYPNGGTRFMILKSAVTIHFLKRDLEVLFVHKYSGGMVLGSVLIISSAYFMLAAVMTYIQHLIQGYTEPEIDLKYIGLLIFVVGISGNFYHHYLLSKLRDNREKGYKIPHGGLFGLVICPHYLFEILGLLGIAFISQTSFSFCCAVGCALYLMGRSYVTRKWYLSKFEKFPKNVKALIPFVF; encoded by the exons ATGTTTCAAAGCTTTTTGTATGAAGAGCCATCTTCAATCATCACAGCAATAACTGTGGTGACTTTTACATTTCTAGCCTACTTGGGTATTTCTGAAATTATTGGTAAACATCTCCAATACTCCAAATTTTGGAATGCGAATGCCAATTCTGCTTCCTCTAGTAATTTTCTGCAAGCCAAATTATCCAGCAGAATTGGGATGCTTATACTGTATACCCCAGCTTGTATTATGGGTTTTGCTTCATTTCTGCTATACCCAAATGGTGGAACAAGGTTTATGATACTTAAATCTGCTGTTACTATCCATTTCTTGAAAAGGGATCTTGAG GTTCTGTTTGTTCACAAATACAGTGGTGGGATGGTTCTTGGTTCAGTGCTCATTATTTCGTCCGCATATTTTATGTTGGCGGCAGTCATGACCTATATCCAACACTTAATTCAAGGATATACGGAGCCAGAAATCGATCTGAAGTATATCGGTTTACTGATATTCGTAGTTGGAATCAGTGGCAACTTTTATCATCATTACCTCCTTTCCAAACTCAGAGACAACAGAGAGAAGGGCTATAAAATTCCCCATGGTGGCCTTTTCGGTTTGGTCATATGCCCTCATTATCTTTTCGAGATTCTTGGCCTTTTAgggattgcattcatctcccagACATCATTTTCATTTTGCTGTGCTGTGGGTTGCGCTTTATATCTGATGGGAAGGAGTTATGTCACTAGGAAATGGTACCTttccaaatttgaaaagtttCCTAAGAATGTAAAGGCTCTGATTCCATTTGTTTTCTAG